The following proteins come from a genomic window of Elusimicrobiaceae bacterium:
- a CDS encoding glycosyltransferase family 8 protein, producing the protein MSKLEAISPIFKNAPFVFGMSSSNQYVPYLSVYLKSIIDNAKEKNYYDIVVFESDISDENKEKLKSLATSKNISIRFYNLQKTFDTKLHIAASYFAPQCYYRLACGEVFRKYKRALFTDIDLVCIQDLFQVFNVDIGDAPIAACEEVLWAEENRKEKVYGDWSVSEYLKKLGSPSIYYNTGLILINPEKFNQIAPFSLLLEESKKERFICQEQDVLNKVFKDKFFTLSLKYNFEIINTIFNGKNKTFQDYSEKIDSAVMYHFLAAKKVWFYPGLPKGYVWWSYARKTPFYDKIFADLIERQKPLAFKEEMKLKIKYNRYRFLSLVSFGKRKMRYHEKANFIEEEFFPKKKVEIREMENVCDFLEPAFSENKVAIAMSCSNEYAPYLSVCLESIKINSSSQKKYDIVVFERSITQDNKKKLLAQIQGLGNFSLRFVNPTALLKEYNLTYPANYALECFFRLTSPLILKNYSKIIFTDVDLVLQADISVLANEDLQGYPFGACKDLMWGAFLNCQESDWAQYAQEVLHLKEPFRYYNTGVLLLDVKTFNEKEYSKKMLEFVSKNKFRILEQDGLNAFFQTGIKYLDTAWNVPTSGGIYKHLVSLMPSEFFEQYLKDKSNPFIIHFAGESKPWFSPKDDMADLWWNYAKKTPFYEDLMLSLQEHQRDLSGGEKVVFYFKYRLYKILSMLTSSEKKSIYKTKAQEYKRKLKIKKK; encoded by the coding sequence ATGTCAAAATTAGAAGCAATTTCTCCTATTTTTAAGAATGCTCCCTTTGTATTTGGTATGAGCAGTAGTAATCAATATGTCCCGTACTTGTCAGTTTATCTCAAATCTATTATAGATAATGCAAAAGAGAAAAATTATTACGATATTGTAGTTTTTGAGAGTGATATTTCCGATGAAAATAAGGAAAAGTTGAAGTCTCTTGCAACCTCAAAAAATATTTCTATTCGTTTTTATAATTTGCAAAAAACATTTGATACTAAGTTGCACATAGCTGCTTCTTATTTTGCTCCACAATGTTATTATCGCTTAGCGTGTGGAGAAGTTTTTAGAAAATATAAGAGAGCTTTGTTTACGGATATAGATTTGGTTTGCATTCAAGATCTTTTTCAAGTTTTTAATGTAGATATAGGAGATGCCCCTATTGCTGCCTGCGAAGAGGTGCTTTGGGCTGAAGAAAATAGAAAAGAGAAAGTTTATGGAGATTGGAGCGTTTCTGAGTATTTAAAAAAACTAGGTTCTCCTAGTATATACTATAATACTGGCTTAATTCTTATTAATCCAGAAAAATTTAATCAAATAGCCCCTTTCTCATTATTGTTAGAAGAGTCTAAAAAGGAACGATTTATTTGTCAGGAACAAGATGTTTTAAACAAAGTGTTTAAAGATAAATTTTTTACTTTATCTTTAAAATATAATTTCGAGATCATTAACACTATTTTTAACGGAAAAAATAAAACATTTCAAGATTATTCGGAAAAGATAGACTCTGCAGTGATGTATCATTTTTTAGCTGCTAAAAAAGTATGGTTTTATCCTGGTTTACCAAAAGGATATGTGTGGTGGTCGTATGCTAGAAAAACACCTTTTTATGATAAAATTTTTGCTGATCTTATTGAAAGGCAAAAACCACTTGCTTTTAAAGAGGAAATGAAACTTAAAATAAAATATAATCGGTATCGTTTTCTTTCTCTTGTTTCTTTTGGAAAAAGAAAAATGAGATATCATGAAAAAGCCAATTTTATTGAAGAAGAGTTTTTTCCTAAAAAAAAGGTTGAAATCAGAGAAATGGAAAATGTTTGCGATTTTTTAGAGCCCGCTTTCTCTGAAAACAAAGTGGCAATTGCAATGAGTTGTTCTAATGAATATGCACCTTATTTATCAGTTTGTTTGGAATCTATTAAAATTAATTCTTCCTCTCAAAAAAAATACGATATTGTAGTGTTTGAACGTTCCATTACGCAAGATAACAAAAAGAAACTCTTAGCACAAATTCAAGGGTTGGGAAATTTTTCGCTTCGCTTTGTGAATCCAACGGCTTTGTTAAAAGAATATAACCTTACTTATCCAGCTAATTATGCTTTGGAGTGCTTTTTTCGGTTGACATCTCCGTTGATACTGAAAAATTATTCCAAAATTATTTTTACGGATGTAGATTTAGTTTTACAAGCAGATATCAGTGTTTTAGCAAACGAAGATTTGCAAGGATATCCTTTCGGCGCTTGTAAAGATTTAATGTGGGGAGCTTTCTTAAATTGTCAAGAAAGTGACTGGGCGCAATATGCCCAAGAAGTTCTACATTTAAAAGAACCTTTCCGTTATTATAATACAGGTGTTTTATTGCTGGATGTAAAAACTTTTAATGAAAAAGAATACTCTAAGAAAATGTTGGAATTTGTCAGTAAAAATAAATTTAGAATTTTGGAACAAGACGGTTTAAATGCATTTTTTCAGACGGGAATTAAATATCTTGATACTGCTTGGAACGTGCCGACTTCGGGTGGTATATATAAGCATTTGGTTTCTCTCATGCCGTCTGAATTTTTTGAGCAGTATTTAAAGGATAAGAGCAATCCATTTATTATACATTTTGCTGGAGAAAGTAAGCCTTGGTTCTCTCCTAAAGATGATATGGCAGATCTCTGGTGGAATTATGCAAAAAAAACACCTTTTTATGAAGATCTAATGTTGAGTTTGCAAGAACACCAAAGAGATCTTTCTGGTGGAGAAAAAGTTGTTTTTTATTTCAAATATCGTTTATATAAGATTTTAAGCATGCTGACGTCTTCTGAGAAAAAAAGTATATATAAGACAAAAGCGCAAGAATATAAGCGGAAACTTAAAATTAAAAAGAAATAA
- a CDS encoding prepilin-type N-terminal cleavage/methylation domain-containing protein: MKLKKKKAFTLTELLIVVMVLGVLAAVAVPKFSKVLETQKTTEAEELMAAVRTEQEKRCLLDKPYLADLAELKDIIPQTESKNYSYSQIDGGVGILASSKGKYNYTLSIPSYRDGRICCEGEECEKLNKDYPLCKDLGEIEVGYECASEVVPPDLNPPPPAGCPPEEKPAVSTRNCIEGCGTETTVISCRDGKWHEEWVGNCQTQPTTTQTKACSSYDSKYCSGTAKTQWQCQGTGEQRAWKEVWNTSDCSRCSSGGGGGGSGTPTKATFIVLSSGVYLPKHVKTCGYSCGRKIETSGSSINLGRCDSVAKAYEYCAESSGRIGCVPSSASTSVSDTECSYYSSPNSYTCYDRNVDCWRGTFQDYVCSTFKCIGTLKSETYMGQSYIYVKSDCSQSGYAGELQYECYRDEGSAQTATCTEKGYNSISGYICSNAGGAGSVGTLSTCPAVEDTYCGGAGACGLTGCGALDACGAYGCGGATACGW; this comes from the coding sequence ATCGTGGTCATGGTGCTGGGTGTTTTGGCTGCCGTCGCCGTACCGAAGTTTAGCAAAGTATTGGAAACACAAAAAACAACGGAAGCAGAAGAATTGATGGCTGCCGTACGTACCGAACAGGAAAAACGCTGTTTATTAGACAAACCTTATTTAGCTGATTTAGCTGAATTAAAGGATATTATTCCTCAAACAGAGTCTAAGAATTATTCTTATTCACAAATAGATGGCGGTGTGGGTATTTTGGCTTCCAGCAAAGGCAAATACAACTACACTTTAAGCATCCCCTCTTACAGGGACGGACGCATCTGTTGTGAAGGAGAGGAATGCGAAAAACTAAATAAAGACTATCCTTTATGCAAAGATTTAGGAGAGATTGAAGTAGGCTATGAATGCGCATCTGAAGTTGTTCCTCCTGATTTAAATCCACCACCACCGGCGGGTTGTCCTCCAGAAGAAAAACCAGCCGTTTCTACAAGAAATTGCATCGAAGGATGCGGAACAGAAACTACCGTCATCAGTTGCCGAGATGGAAAATGGCATGAAGAATGGGTAGGAAATTGCCAAACACAACCCACAACAACACAAACAAAAGCTTGCAGCTCATATGACAGTAAGTATTGTAGTGGAACAGCCAAAACACAGTGGCAATGTCAAGGCACCGGCGAACAAAGAGCATGGAAAGAGGTCTGGAATACATCCGATTGTAGTCGTTGCAGCAGCGGTGGCGGCGGTGGTGGCAGTGGTACTCCAACAAAAGCAACTTTTATTGTATTAAGTTCTGGGGTTTATTTGCCTAAACATGTTAAGACGTGTGGATACTCGTGTGGTAGAAAAATAGAAACCAGTGGATCTAGCATTAATCTAGGAAGATGTGACAGTGTAGCGAAGGCATATGAATACTGCGCAGAAAGTTCAGGGAGAATTGGTTGTGTTCCAAGTTCCGCCTCCACATCTGTCTCCGACACGGAGTGTTCTTATTATAGCTCTCCCAACTCTTATACTTGCTACGACAGAAATGTTGATTGCTGGCGGGGAACTTTTCAAGACTATGTATGCTCTACATTTAAGTGTATAGGGACGTTGAAGTCTGAAACTTACATGGGACAGTCTTATATTTATGTGAAGTCTGATTGTAGTCAAAGCGGATATGCTGGCGAGCTTCAGTATGAATGCTATCGTGACGAAGGCTCTGCACAAACAGCAACTTGTACGGAAAAGGGTTACAACTCCATATCAGGCTATATTTGTAGTAACGCCGGAGGGGCAGGGTCCGTAGGAACGCTTTCTACTTGTCCGGCGGTCGAAGATACCTATTGTGGAGGAGCAGGTGCGTGCGGGCTGACTGGTTGTGGGGCTTTAGACGCCTGCGGAGCATATGGATGTGGCGGAGCAACCGCTTGCGGATGGTGA
- a CDS encoding DUF4422 domain-containing protein → MSVLNIKILIVHRELRGVVKNSILCPIQTGCAHAAVLLPDMLRDNEGENISKDNPRYCELTAHYWAWKNQDKLENPDYVGLMHNRRHFVFDENIPIPSTKATWMPDSPFYIYPPITSDYLKHVSEDKIKPYFPQYDCMVIKGYQEPKISFGKRITRSFGLENPEIFDVFANVLREKYPSYSSELNEFWQGDKQYLCNMFVMKKELFDEYSSFLFGVLGEVDKRVDSARFTGSKLRFLGYLGEYLLTIFIMKLKKNSSIKIIEVNGAYFEEKYNSKEQGKLCRYALLSLLPFGNRRKVYLQKYELLKAKLHVLKTFRY, encoded by the coding sequence ATGAGTGTTTTAAACATCAAAATCCTAATTGTACATCGGGAATTACGCGGCGTGGTTAAAAATAGCATTTTATGCCCCATTCAAACGGGGTGTGCCCATGCTGCGGTTCTCTTGCCGGATATGCTGCGTGATAATGAAGGCGAGAATATTTCTAAAGATAATCCGCGCTATTGCGAATTGACGGCGCATTATTGGGCATGGAAAAATCAGGATAAATTGGAAAATCCCGATTATGTGGGTTTAATGCATAATCGTCGACATTTTGTTTTTGATGAAAATATTCCTATTCCATCTACCAAAGCAACGTGGATGCCAGATTCTCCTTTTTATATTTATCCTCCTATTACAAGTGATTATCTAAAACATGTGTCCGAAGATAAAATTAAGCCCTACTTTCCGCAGTACGATTGTATGGTGATCAAAGGATATCAGGAGCCTAAAATTTCTTTTGGCAAAAGGATTACCAGAAGTTTTGGTTTAGAAAATCCGGAAATTTTTGATGTTTTTGCAAATGTTCTGCGCGAAAAATACCCTTCTTATTCTTCCGAATTAAATGAATTTTGGCAAGGGGATAAACAGTATCTTTGCAATATGTTTGTGATGAAAAAAGAATTGTTTGATGAGTACTCTTCTTTTTTGTTTGGCGTGTTGGGCGAAGTGGATAAAAGGGTGGATTCGGCTCGTTTTACAGGATCCAAACTTCGCTTTTTAGGCTATTTGGGGGAATATTTACTGACGATATTTATAATGAAATTGAAGAAAAATTCTTCCATTAAAATAATAGAAGTAAATGGTGCTTATTTTGAGGAAAAATATAATTCCAAAGAACAAGGGAAACTATGCCGGTATGCCCTGTTAAGCCTGTTGCCTTTTGGAAACAGAAGAAAAGTGTATCTTCAAAAGTATGAACTGTTAAAAGCCAAACTTCATGTACTTAAGACATTCCGGTATTAA
- a CDS encoding glycoside hydrolase family 3 protein — protein sequence MKKIKFFLALMLPVILVWACFSFKAPKQDVMPVILLINQYPLTDDSKEFFKRINPYGFLLSVPLHQGMHPPQLRKELEEVLKRNDFLFFLDQEGGPVNRLKNFEPDFQSPAAQKYGDLAKQNLEHAILQAKLEGERTGKLLKKLSIDVAFAPTADVPYTENIPVRNRYYSTDPKITKALADAFAEGLDKGGATPCYKHFPGVVTFADPHFISPAVHDDIKTIQKNSVFAFEKARQYGCLMPSHMFFISIDKHNISTFSPAFYKFAKESLEFKGLIITDALNMAAAGGPNSNTVGERMNQALAAGADVVMPFFPFHRSTKFMEKQIRQIDPRYIKRFQKRKNLLKRKK from the coding sequence ATGAAAAAAATTAAATTTTTCCTAGCACTGATGCTACCGGTGATTCTTGTGTGGGCTTGTTTTTCTTTTAAAGCACCGAAGCAAGATGTAATGCCTGTAATTTTACTAATCAATCAATATCCTTTAACCGATGATAGCAAAGAGTTTTTCAAACGGATTAATCCTTATGGATTTTTACTTAGCGTTCCTTTGCATCAGGGCATGCATCCACCCCAACTTAGAAAGGAACTGGAAGAAGTGTTGAAAAGAAACGACTTTCTTTTCTTTTTAGATCAAGAAGGAGGACCGGTAAATCGTTTAAAAAACTTCGAACCCGACTTTCAAAGCCCTGCTGCTCAAAAATACGGGGATTTGGCAAAGCAAAATTTAGAGCACGCTATTTTACAAGCGAAACTGGAAGGAGAACGAACAGGAAAACTATTAAAAAAACTAAGCATAGATGTGGCTTTTGCTCCAACAGCTGATGTGCCATATACTGAAAATATTCCGGTGCGAAACCGATATTATTCCACTGACCCTAAAATTACTAAAGCCTTAGCAGATGCGTTTGCCGAAGGATTAGACAAAGGAGGGGCGACACCTTGTTATAAACATTTTCCCGGAGTTGTCACATTTGCAGATCCGCATTTTATATCTCCCGCTGTACATGATGATATAAAAACCATTCAAAAAAATTCTGTATTCGCCTTTGAAAAAGCCCGCCAGTATGGTTGTTTAATGCCTTCCCACATGTTTTTTATTTCAATTGATAAACACAATATATCCACTTTTTCTCCTGCTTTTTATAAATTTGCTAAAGAATCGTTGGAGTTTAAAGGACTTATTATTACAGACGCACTTAATATGGCGGCAGCAGGCGGTCCTAATTCTAATACTGTAGGAGAGCGTATGAACCAGGCTTTAGCAGCGGGAGCCGATGTGGTGATGCCCTTTTTCCCTTTTCACCGATCTACAAAATTTATGGAAAAACAAATCCGACAAATAGACCCTCGATATATTAAAAGATTTCAAAAACGAAAGAACTTATTAAAACGAAAAAAATAG